From Methanobacterium petrolearium:
CACGTTCGTCCCTGTATTTTAAGGCTTTGTCAAGGTTACCTCTTATCTGGGAGTTGAGTTCATCCCTTTCCTGACGTAACTTCTTAGCTTCATCATTTAACTGGTCTCTTTCAGCAGTTAATTTTTTGAGGGTTTTTTCTAAGTCTTTTTTCTTAGATAACAGATCAGTGAAGCTTTCTTCGAGTTCAGATTCTGTTTCAGTTTCAGAATTTGGATCATCAAATATTTCCAGTAATTCTTTTAAGTCTTTCTTCTCAACAACAACATCAGCCATTTCTTTTAAAACAGGCTTGGCATTGAAAGCTATTCCCAGACTTGCTTCTTTTAACATGGAAACATCATTGGCACCATCTCCTACTGCAGCACATTCTTCAGCAGAAATTTTTTCAAGTGCCATTATTTCATTGAGGACGTCTTTCTTGGAACCTGCAACCAGGGGTCCAGTTACTTCTCCAGTAAGGACTCCATCTTCTTCTTCAAGGGAGTTGGAATATGTGTAGTCCAGGTCAAGTTCATCTTTCATGCGCTGGGCAATACAATCAAAACTACCTGTTATGGTGGCTATTTTATATCCTCTCTTCTTGAGCTGGTTAATGCTTTCTTTTGCCCCTTCCATAAGGGGAATTTCCAGCATTACCTTGTTGACATCTTCCACTGATGCTCCTTTCAGGAGTAAAACCCTTTCTTTCAGGGATGTTTCAAAATCTAGATCTCCTTCCATGGCTTTCCTGGTTATTTTAGAAACTTCTTCTTCTACTCCAGTTAGTTTGGCCATTTCGTCTATGACTTCACCGTCAATTAGAACGTTATCAAGATCAAATGCGATAAGTTTAATCAAAAGATCACCAAATATTACTTAAAAAGACAGAATTATAATAAATCTAATTCAGATAATCTTTCCTTTGTTTTTTCTACACCAAGTTGTGCGTCTGCGATAGTTTTTGCACCTGTACATACCACTTTTCCAGATCCGAATAGTAATAGCACTACTTTAGGTTCACCCAATCGGTAAACCAAACCCGGGAATTGTTCTGGTTCGTATTCGGTGTTTTCCAAATCCAGGGCCACTGCCTCTAGGTTGAGAGTTTTTTCTAAATTAGCAGAAGCAACGATGTTCTGAACTTTAATTTCAAATTCGTGAGGTATATCAGGATCTAAAGTGCGCATCTTGTCCACAGCAATGTGGATTGCCTTTTTCGAATCATCGATAGACTTAGCACCTGTACAAACCAGTTTACCTGACCCAAATATGAGTGCGGCTGTTTTAGGTTCTTTAAGTTTGTAAACTAATCCTGGAAATTGTTCAAGGTTATATTCTACACCTTCCAGCGCTGGTGCGACTTGGGGAAGGTCTACGGACTTTCCGAGTGTTGCGGAAGCCACTATGTTCTCCACTTTAATTTCAACTTTTGTCATCTAACATCCTCCCATGGTTACTTATTAACCATGTTCATTTATATTCTTTATAAAAGGGCCTTATATATACTTATAAATAACCCATGAATTGGACATAAAAAAAGCTAGTTTTATACTACCAATTTTTTATAAAAAGCTTCATTATCTTACTACCGTGAGTATGTTCCTTGCTATATATATTAGTTTTTAG
This genomic window contains:
- the serB gene encoding phosphoserine phosphatase SerB; amino-acid sequence: MIKLIAFDLDNVLIDGEVIDEMAKLTGVEEEVSKITRKAMEGDLDFETSLKERVLLLKGASVEDVNKVMLEIPLMEGAKESINQLKKRGYKIATITGSFDCIAQRMKDELDLDYTYSNSLEEEDGVLTGEVTGPLVAGSKKDVLNEIMALEKISAEECAAVGDGANDVSMLKEASLGIAFNAKPVLKEMADVVVEKKDLKELLEIFDDPNSETETESELEESFTDLLSKKKDLEKTLKKLTAERDQLNDEAKKLRQERDELNSQIRGNLDKALKYRDERDEVNKEVKKYKKLRDDAHKAYKKIEWTSGRREAVQLQDEIKRLEKTIETRVLDIRKENELVKKVTDLRKKLQGMQEDTESRSEALEFKEKSEAYHAKVVELSDQAQETHEKMLEYFRKIDDIRSQADATHQKFIETREKANKVHEEVKATFGKIRKTNKGMDRVKAKERSKEDEIVRKKNSEEKEKAEEIFRKFKEGKKVSTEELMLLQKHNIV
- a CDS encoding TATA-box-binding protein → MTKVEIKVENIVASATLGKSVDLPQVAPALEGVEYNLEQFPGLVYKLKEPKTAALIFGSGKLVCTGAKSIDDSKKAIHIAVDKMRTLDPDIPHEFEIKVQNIVASANLEKTLNLEAVALDLENTEYEPEQFPGLVYRLGEPKVVLLLFGSGKVVCTGAKTIADAQLGVEKTKERLSELDLL